The Venturia canescens isolate UGA chromosome 4, ASM1945775v1, whole genome shotgun sequence genomic interval CTGAACCCCCTCGCCACTTGTTCATCCTCGATGCTTTCACCCGTTTGATTCGAGCCACTTAACGAATCGCTCCTCCTTTCTGTTATCTTTCAtacaattaattattattattttggcgCCTGTACATAACTTACCGCGAGGATGATCGAGTCTAACAACTCATTTGACAATTGATGTTGTTTGTTTTTCCTGGGTACGTATGACATGGAAATTAAGAGATTGGATTTTGGGACGGAAGTGAGGGCATCGGATCGAAATTTCTGTACAACACCGATTAACAAATTCCACACCACCCCCTCCCTCCTTGCCAATCCTTCCGCGTAGTTTTGTATTTACGATTTGTATCTACGAATCATCCATTTTTGTACAAATGTCGATTCCACCATTCACACAATTGTACAAGACCTATTGttgccgttttttttttctctacacATGACTTTGTTCAATTGGTTTATTTAGTGTGCACGTTGCATCTTGATACCTAATAATTTCGCAGTgtcgatgacgatgacgacgatgcGGTTGGGTCCGAAATACAAGTCGCATCGGAGCACAACGTCCGATTAACTATCCTCTTGGAAAACCTTTGTCAAGTTCCTCCTCACTGTGTGCCTCTGCCAAATGCGCCAGTTCcgataaatttcattcggGATACGCGACTCCCGCCTCTCTCGTCATCGAATATCCCGGTAAGTCGACCTTCCTCGTCTCTTCTCGGAATTCTCTCTATTCCTCCCCTCTCCCCTGCCCATCTTTCCCTCCCTCGTCTAGTCCGTCTCATTCTTAATAGTGTACCATTTAGGATAACTTGTGTCCCGTGTGTGTCGAATGGAATTAATAATGGTGAGAAGAGTGAAGGAATaaataatagaaataaattatgagTAATTGAGAGAATAATATccggtatatatatatagcgaAACCGAGTCTAGCGGGAGAGAGTGTAAATATAAACAAAGAAGAAAGGATTAAAAGCTCATAATCCCTGCTCCTCGTACGTATTATTCACTTGTCGCGAAGCCTCGCGACgacacttttctctctctctcactctctccccctttttctcttctctttttttgtttttctacttTGAACGAACTCGACACCGAAAATCCCACTCTTGCCTACGAAGCTTCGTGAAGGATTGCCGAGGGCGCTCTTCGAACTCGCAGTGGAAACCGCAATTACCTGTACGTATGCCGACGATTTATTTCGTTGCTGCTTTTCGCTGTTATTTAACCACTTTGAGTTGAGAATCAACTCGCTCGGTGacgcattttatttttcgcttGGCTCTCGCATATACTCGTTATTCAGCACACATTTCTGCATCGTTGGTATTCAGCACAATTTCAACCGTCACCACGACGTCTATtgcttttttgcttttttatatTGCACCTGAAACACGTAGCATTTCTCGATGGTGCGCCGGCATTGTTTCAACATGGATTCGGCCAGCGGAAACCCCCATCATCGATGTGCAACCGCCTACACGTATCTCGTTCCTATTCGTTCACATAATTTCATCGTTTGCACTTTTTCTACTGCCCTTtgctgttttatttttataactcACACGTTCAAGAAGAAACGAGTGAAAAGTTGCATCAAATCGCTCCGCTTCAGCCACTAAAGAGCTTGATTTTGTTTCGGAACTTTGACACCGTTTCGTATGCGCTTTGCTCGTCGCTGCTATTTCGTAACTTGCTCGGGGGcgggggggagggggaagcACCAATCCCATGCGCGCACTACCTGGCAGTAGTAATAGCAAGCAGCAGTTGCAACGGTAGTGTTCGGTGGAAACGACAAGGGGGCGCTGCTTTCTTCCCGCTTTTTTGCTGCTTCGTTAGCGCGACTTACGGAAATAACGAAAAGCctcggatgtgtgtgtgtttacaGTTGCACCACCCGTGCAGccgatgaaataaataatctcGAAGCGGGCGGTACGAGTACACGAGCGGATGGGATCGAGAGGCGGTGGTAGCGGTGGCGAAGATGACAGCGACGATGACGAAAAAGATATTCGCTTCGCTACTACGAGAAACTCGCGTATACGATAAAACTCGAGTGGCTGGGCGGCGAGGGCGCACACGGGGGATGATTGgcccgctgctgctgctgctgcgacGGCTGTCGGGCGGACTCTCCTCCAAAACACGACACACCGCTGCCACCGTTATCGAGGGAGAGCGGCCCATCGCACGCAGCCGGGATCTCGATTGGGCCAAATCAAATCTTCCTCGCGATCATAGTAAATAGAGATATACCGCATGTTATGTAGACATATGTGAGACTACGAGCAGACTACGAGAAGAATATTACGAATTAAAAGAAACACTCGGAGCTACGGGGATCTATGACAGCGAAGAACGGAATCGTTCGTGCGCTCATCATCATCAATACGTTTACGATTCATCGTTTCTATACTCTTCTATATCCCCCTtctcttttcatttatcgtttcttcgaggaaagaaaaaacacgaaaaaagaaacatgaTTTTATTCGCGTATTGAATACTTTTCATGCCCCCTGTTATGTccatcgatatttttctcaattatattAAAAGACCGTGCATTCTGCTCAACGAGCTCAGTTAATACACGCGCCTCCATATCCGTCCTCTCGCGAATTTCGTATCGTTGCTCCTGCATATAGGTTAGTCGGTGGCAAACGCGCGTCACCCACCGACTCTAATCGCATCTTCATCGCGCATTAGACGCGAAAgaacaatagaaaaaaaataataataaacacaaaaaaaaaagacattctTTGGTCGACgagaataatcgaaaaaaattcaaagcaaCTATATATATTTCTTTCCCGGATATAAACAAGAAAGACCAAACGCCCGATCCGCGTGTGTGCATCGCAGTCAAAAAAGTTGCTTGTTTCGTCGAGAGCGGAGGCAACGAGAGAGCGGTGTAATCGAATGGTTATTGTTACGTGATAAtgacgataataataataataataataataatattgatatGAATAATGACTAATGGTAGTAGTAATACAAATATGGACGAAAAAGAAGtaagaaatgaaatgaaaaaaaaaccaatacgAGTCGACGTGACAACTTTGTAAATTAAATCATTGTAAATATGTTGTGTATATGCGAATACGCGTGTTACGTGGATATTTAATATACGCACTGTACGTCGATTAAAATACGCCCGTGTGCAAAGTTTGACaatgaggggggggggggggaggggggcgcGTTCGAAGGCGGAGGAGCAGGCCTTGGGATCGAGGggatgagaaaaaacaaacaaaaacgaaacCTTCCATAAGCCTTCTCAATGTTCCTTTGTCCTCCGTCTCTGAATCCATATATACACGCGCGTCTTTTCTATACGATGGAAGGGTAAGAAAGAAGAACATTCTAAAAGTGCAAACCAATTCCCCTTAGTTTATTCTCATCGTAAAATTTTACGGGAACAATACAACGAGGTGAGGTGCGCTCGAGtgtaatgagaaaataaatatctGCAAAAGggtctttctctctttaccTTCGTGCAAGTGTGCAATCGCGGTGCAACGAAACAATCGTCGGGTCTAACTCTTTCGATTAACCTTGTCGCGCCGGTGCTCCGTTATACGTGCTATCACCCGCGAAATTCTATCGTTCTGACGCATCAGCGTATCGATCTTTTTCGCGTTTGTTTTCAGCTGCCTCGTCATGTCGACCAGCGGATCATCGTCTGGGGTAAATGGGGATAACGAAGGGACCACCACCGAATCTTCCTCTTTGCTGATGCTTCGTTGATCACTCGCGACGacgtccattttattttcatttttctatacaCGCACAGACAAACAGGTGGCGCtgtacgacattttgctataaACCGACGAAACACTTACGCTATAACGATCATTACCGCCGCCTCGACTATTTCTCCAACTTCTCGAGATAGCGAACGAGGACATTGACGCGACATCTGATTACTTTCAACGTCGTTAAAGTCTTTAGTTTCTTGCCGAATCGCGACGATCGTATTCTCGAGAGCTATTTTTGCCTCGGTCATCGTTGCTAGTTGACTCCCCAGAGCCAATCTGAACTCATCTATAATAAGAATGATGGACACCCAAGTAAATATTATTAACCTTCATTGACACACGTTTTTAGTTATTACGGTACTAAATGTACTATTCGACGATAGTGAAATGAACGCGCCCAGATCGTTATAATCATTTACCGAGAGAAGCGATTCGCTGCTGATAAATTTGCGAGAGAGACGATTCGTTTCGAAGTCGTTGTAATTCCGACCAAACGAATCTCGCTGCGGTCGCTACGGTTCCCGCCGGCGGTTGACGAGTCGAATCTCCGGTCgtggtatttttcacaaattcgaCCATGAGGCGAAGTACAAATTGAATTCTGATTTTTACAATTAGGAAGAGACGAAAACGAGGACTCTTTCTACTCTGTCAAAATTTGCACCTTAAATTTTTACCGATCGTACGCCAGTTCCAAAAGCAGAATATACAGTTCCCCAGCTGTGCCTCGATGTTGCTTCAACGACTCGATTCCTCCTATCTCGATCGCAGCTCTGCTCGGATATTTCCACGACGAAAAACTAGACGTATCACTTATTGTAGATGACATCTCTTTTGCCAAATTCGTTGACTCTTTGACTTCTCTTATCAGCGAACTTATTAACAGTCCATTTAGTTTCGGAGACATTTTGTGACGTCACCAACGGGGTTCGCACATTCGATCCCTGTAAAATCTCTATCATCTCTTTACTTTTGACACTTCCCGTTTCGAATGAATGATATACAACTTCGCGTCGTTCCGTATCTGTCTAATATTATAGTTACACATTTTTGGATCAATCTGTACTACATACTTcatttctacttttttctaCCCAGTGTCACGTTCTGAGAACACGCTTCGGCAGGTACACAAGTTGGGTATAAAAGCTGGGATTATGGCAATAATCCTCTTAATTAAAATCTTGTATCGTTTTTCCGCAACGATAAATGACAGCCCATGTTAATTGGGTTGGACGCATAGTAGTAATTTCAAagcaaacacgaaaattgaatCAGTAATATCGATCCATTATTCTTTATCCTCAAATCATTCACGCTCGTATATAAACACCCTTCTTCTCGCTATGCGAAgcgaataaaatcatttaataaaaaaattgtacaatgcCGTCAGAATAAGCACCATAATCCGATTTTTTTGTAAGGGTttcgtgctgtttttttctcctttttatttcgatcaGACCCCGCGTCGTGGGCCACAAGCCTCCCTGGCTACCAGcacgaaatattttatgattttgtgCCACCCCTTGACAAATAGAAATGAGAAGCAGGTCAGTGCTGctatctttgaaatttttacaccCGAGCAAAGTGCAAATAACGCTAGCAAACGTTGCCCGAAATTATGTGAATAAgcttattttttcaaacccGCGACAAAAGTTTTGATGAGATATTGATCTTCGATTTATCGAGAAATTCGAGTTagattttgtgaataattatatatctatatatatatatatattctgaGAAGCTGTTTTACCGGACCAGAATATCATATTCGCAACGAGCTGCAAAATGCAACAAACCGTCGGATGTCGCTACGATAGTTTGGGCGCATTTCAATTTCGTTGATCCCCGGCGATTCGGTGTACGAGGAAATAGGTGCAAAATAATGGCGGCACCAGCAGCGGCGGTTCAGCGGCGAGTGGCGGCG includes:
- the LOC122409097 gene encoding uncharacterized protein yields the protein MVEFVKNTTTGDSTRQPPAGTVATAARFVWSELQRLRNESSLSQIYQQRIASLDEFRLALGSQLATMTEAKIALENTIVAIRQETKDFNDVESNQMSRQCPRSLSREVGEIVEAAVMIVIA